The region TACAACCGGCCGTAAATATGGAATACGGATTAACCTTTTGAAAATATTCCCGATACCGTGTGTCATCTCAGCAAACAGAACACTTGCCATGCCAAAAAGAATGGCGGCAAATGCTGTCTTAACAGCCAGAATCCATGACAGGCTGTGGAGCGAAAACGCTGCCGTTGAAATGGAATAACGGGTATGATGAATTCCCCAAGCTACACAAGATAGGTCTCCTATGATTGCGCCGATGAGACAGGGAATCATTGCATCATAATTCATTCTTCCAACAGCAAGAACTTCCATGGCAAATACGGTTCCTGCTATTGGAGTTCCAAAAATGCCTCCAAAACCGGCTGATATTCCAACCATTAACAGAATCCTCATGTCATCTTTGCCGACATTCAGCCATCGCCCCATAGCCGAGGCAATTGAACCGCCCATCTGAATGGCAGTTCCCTCGCGTCCCGCGGATCCGCCGAAAAGATGGGTGACAACTGTTGCAAACAGAATAAGCGGGGCCATTCGACGAGGGACAACAATAGCGCTGTCACCGATATCCTCTCCATGGATAGCGTCCATCAGTAAATTATTGCCGCCTTCGGCAGGCTTTCCGAAATGGCTGTAAAGAAGGCCGATTCCTGCTCCTGCAAAAGGCAGACCGAATAAAAGCCAGGGCACCACGAATCTTGCCATGGTAGCTTTTTCAAGAGACCATAAAAACAGGGCGCAGGCAGAGCCGACCACAGCTCCGACAGGAGAAGACAGACAAAGCCACTTCAAAACATATATGGCCAGAGATAAATGTTCACGGGGACTCCAGCGAAAAGGCATATTTTCTCCTCAAAATAATAAACTGGCTTAAAACGCAAAAAAGCCACGCCAATGCCCGCTAATTTTTTTCATTTAGCAGGAGTCATCAGCGCGGCTTTAAATTCAAGTCGACCGGCGGTTCAGGCGAACTCCATCGCCTCTTAGTTTCTGGGAAACAATATAAAACAGGCCTGAATGAGTCAATGATAAATTTTCATGCCGGAGTCAATTGCAGTATTAGTTTGGAAACGGCTCACGGTTAGTATAAGTATGCATATCTGAATAAAAACTGTGAAGAGGTAAATTAATGGGTGATTTCGGTTCATTGATGTGGGGAATGCTCTTCGGATCTTTCGGAATGGGCTATTTCGTTTATGGTAAGAAACAGGGGAAAATCATCCCACTGATCTCAGGGATAATACTCTGCGTTTTCCCTTACTTTATTCAAAACACAGGGCTGCTGATACTTATCGGAGGAATTCTGATTGTTTTGCCATTTGTGATAAAAATCTGACTGATAATTATTTGGATTGATCATGCATCTGCCACATTTATAAAATTAGGTGGTGCGCGGAAAAACTCCGCGCACCCATAGTCTAAAGACTAAAAATGATGAACATATCTTGTGTTGATTCTTGTGCCTTCAGGCCTGTTTTCGGCTTCACTCTCAAAATATACGTTCAGGAAGAGATGATCATCCTTGGAAAAATGGAAGACTCCGCCAGGGCCGATCGCAAACACTTTTTCCCTTGATCCTGCCATGTTTATTCCATCGACTTTCATGTCAGTGAACTGGTTAAGATAATATCCGTTAATTCCAAGCCTCAGCATATTTGGAATTACTTCATATTCTGTCGCAAAATTCGCATGGAAGGCCTGACCAGCCTGGGTATCCTTGACATCCCCATATGCCCTGTTAGGCTCGTCATTGCTGAAACAATAAAGATAATGGAGCCTCGAAGAGAATGACCATCCTGGCATTATGAAGGCGGTAAAAGCCCAGTAAGGGTTAAAGCTCACAAAATTGCTGCCTGGATTAAGCTCTTTGTCATCACTGTATTTACCAGTAGGCACATTTATCTGAAATTCAAATCTGTGCATGAAAACAGGGCCTTTTGAACCCATGATCGGATCCCACTGGATATATGGCCCGATCAGGATATCGCCAGCTCCGCCTGAATTATCTTCAGGAAACGGGCCAGAGGTGTTGTAGCTCATATCAAGATTCACAAAGGGGATCATGATATTAAGCCCCCCTTTTCCGCCAAGAAAAAGCTCCTTGTCTGACTGATAGATGAACTGGGTCATGGATATCCATGCATTGAGTTCCTCGTCGACGGCCGGAGGAAAAGCATCATCACCGTCAGCGTTGGTAAAGGTTTCTGATCCCCAGTACTGAAAATACTGGGAAAGGTAAAGCCCCGGGCCAGACGGAGGGCCACCGTCAAGAAAGCTTGTAAAACCGAGATTCACTGACGGAAGATCATAGGCAAAAGCTGAACCGCATATCAAGAATGCGGGAACTATAGCCATGAGACAAACAATTATTTTTTTCATCCTCTTCTCCTTAGAAATACCTTCGTAAAAAAATGCCGGCAGCAAACTACAACCAGCCGTATTATTTAGCTAATATCAGAATCTGGTTCGATTAGCATTTTGAGGTGAGATTTACAACTGTGGAAACAGGAGAAAAACGGATAATATTTTTTAGAGTGGACGGGCCCAAATCTTGATGGCTTTTTTTAAGGGACTTTTCCAACAAAACGGACAGCCGAGCTTCACAAATGAAAATCATGCATAGCCACATTTTTTATGTCAGCCTTTTCTTGCTGCAAGAATACCGGCAATGAGAATCAGCACACCTCCTCCAAGCGTAAAAAAATCCAGTTTCTCATTCCAGAAAATAAATCCGAGAATAGCTGCAAAAAGAACTGTGGAATATGTGAATGGCCCAATCTGGGCCGAAGGCGCGAGTGTATAGCCCCTTGTTACAAAAAGCTGGCCAAGGCAGGCAAATACACCCAGCCCAAGCAGAACCAGCCACAACTCAGGATCAGGAGTTATCCATGTCCATGGCAATGGAAAAGCTGACGCAAATGTCGCGATCAAAGTATAATAAAAAACAATTCTGAATGGAGGCTCTGTGGAAGCCATCCGCCTTATGCTGACCATGGAAATCGACGCGACAGCCCCTGCTGCAAGGCCGAAGAATGCGGCTGCCTGAAACATTCCTGTGCCGGGCTTCATAATGAGGACAACTCCGCCAAAGCCTATCA is a window of Desulforegula conservatrix Mb1Pa DNA encoding:
- a CDS encoding DMT family transporter; this translates as MFNEMTGKAPNRPIAGALNIIAASIMFAFMGALIKKASGSLNSGMVVFFRNSIALVLMLPALLRGRSVGGLKTGELGLHMVRSLSGLAAMYFYFYTLTKLPLAEAVLLSYTSPLFIPFVAYLWLNENVSKRLIAAMLIGFGGVVLIMKPGTGMFQAAAFFGLAAGAVASISMVSIRRMASTEPPFRIVFYYTLIATFASAFPLPWTWITPDPELWLVLLGLGVFACLGQLFVTRGYTLAPSAQIGPFTYSTVLFAAILGFIFWNEKLDFFTLGGGVLILIAGILAARKG
- a CDS encoding SphA family protein encodes the protein MKKIIVCLMAIVPAFLICGSAFAYDLPSVNLGFTSFLDGGPPSGPGLYLSQYFQYWGSETFTNADGDDAFPPAVDEELNAWISMTQFIYQSDKELFLGGKGGLNIMIPFVNLDMSYNTSGPFPEDNSGGAGDILIGPYIQWDPIMGSKGPVFMHRFEFQINVPTGKYSDDKELNPGSNFVSFNPYWAFTAFIMPGWSFSSRLHYLYCFSNDEPNRAYGDVKDTQAGQAFHANFATEYEVIPNMLRLGINGYYLNQFTDMKVDGINMAGSREKVFAIGPGGVFHFSKDDHLFLNVYFESEAENRPEGTRINTRYVHHF
- a CDS encoding voltage-gated chloride channel family protein, coding for MPFRWSPREHLSLAIYVLKWLCLSSPVGAVVGSACALFLWSLEKATMARFVVPWLLFGLPFAGAGIGLLYSHFGKPAEGGNNLLMDAIHGEDIGDSAIVVPRRMAPLILFATVVTHLFGGSAGREGTAIQMGGSIASAMGRWLNVGKDDMRILLMVGISAGFGGIFGTPIAGTVFAMEVLAVGRMNYDAMIPCLIGAIIGDLSCVAWGIHHTRYSISTAAFSLHSLSWILAVKTAFAAILFGMASVLFAEMTHGIGNIFKRLIRIPYLRPVVGGVLVIVLVYILGTRDFLGLGVFSPEPGSITISSCFSNMGADNWSWWWKMLFTAITLGSGFKGGEVTPLFFIGAALGNVLGRILGAPVDLFAGLGFVAVFAGAANTPLACTLMGIELFGSQYAIYFAIACFLSYLCSGHSGIYLSQMIGSPKLKSPHLPPLATLRVARELRPGWINFHIRRGDENKKK